The genomic interval TTCCGAGAAAGCCTCCACGTTGAAGAGCAAAACGAAACCGAAAGGGGGTCCAGCAAACCCTCAAGGAATCTCTGTTCCCCTCACCGCCGAGAGCTTCCAGAAACTTGTTACGACCACACAGGATCCCTGGTTCATTAAGTTTTATGCCCCATGGTGTCATCATTGCCAGGCACTTGCCCCTAACTGGGCGCAAATGGCCAGGGAAATGCAAAACGTTCTCAACATCGGAGAAGTAAACTGCGACGCTGAGCCCAGACTTTGCAAAGATGCCCATGTATCGGCCTTTCCCACTATGTATTTCTTCCGCGGTGGTGAGAGGGTCGAATACAACGGTCTTCGGGGTCTAGGCGATCTAGTCAACTATGCCAAAAAGGCAGTTGACGTTGGCTTGGGTGTTCAGGACGTCGACGCCACTTCCTTcaaggagctggaggagaaggaagaagtcatTTTCTTGTACTTCTACGACCACGCTACGACATCGGAGGATTTTGAGGCTCTGGAGCGCCTAACTCTTAGCTTAATCGGCCATGGACGAATTGTGAAAACGAACAGCGCAGCCTTGGCTGAACGGTTCAAGATTTCAACATGGCCCCGCCTTCTTGTTGTCCGAGACGGTCGAGCCAACTACTATACTCCGATTGCTCCCAAGGATATGCGAGACTTCCGACAGATCTTGGGATGGATGCGCACTGTGTGGCTACCCATAGTCCCCGAGCTCACAGCCTCCAATGCTCGGGAAATCATGGATGGCAGGTATGTGGTTCTCGGAATCTTGAGCCGGGGACGCTCGGACGAATTCTTGCAGTCAAAGAGGGAGCTGAAGAGCGCGGCTCTTGAATGGATGGACAAGCAGGTTCAGTTGTTCCAATTGGAACGGGCAGAACTTCGAGATGCCAAACAGCTCCGCATTGAGGAGGCTGATGACCGTAACGACCAGCGCGCATTGCGAGCTGCCAAAAACATGCGCATCACTATACGTGAAGATGACAAGAAACAAGTCGGCTTCGCGTGGGTTGACGGCGATTTCTGGGAACGGTGGTTGAGAAATACGTATGGTATTGATGTGGCAAATGGGGAACGAGTCATCATCAACGATCACGATGTGAGTGCCCTCCTttggggaagaagacgatTGTTTTGATATTCATACTAATCCGACCAGAACCGACGGTACTGGGACTCATCTTCGAGCGGGTCTCCCATCCTGGCCTCGCGTACTTCTATTCTCGAAACTATTCCTCTTGTGATCGCCAACTCCCCTAAGTTGACACCGAAGTCCACTGTTGGCACCTTTGAGTCTGTCTTTTTTTCCGCTCGGTCCTTCATCGTCAACCACCCCATACTCTTTGTGCTCATCCTGATCTTCTCGGTTGTTGGCGCGACGTGGTTGGCACGAGCCAGAGGCCGGCGTGCCGGCCGCGGTGGCATTCTTGGTGTCACTAACGGCAACAATGGTTTCTTTCACCTTGATGGGAAAGAAGGTCTGTTGAACGGCGGCTCAACTGGAAAGGTTGATTAGTCGACGGTCGATGATCCCGGAAGAATCATTTGTACAGTTATTATATTCATTTTTACCTCTTTTCCCTCATGAcctttccctccctccctccatCCTTCAATTCGCTCGCGTTGATTTCACCTGGTTTTTTATTGGATTTGTAAGGTTTTAACTGTGTTCTATATCTTGGTATTGATGATGCCCTTCATATATCTCGTTCCATTTTTACATTGATCTCCTGGTTCAAGCGGCGTTCGGGCGAGTGTTGTGCTGTCGGCAAGCTCCTCCATAATTTGTATCAGACACGCGAGTGCCTTATTAGTACCTATACAGATTACAAAAAGCAATCACTTTATATTGCCAGTGGGAGAAAGGTGATGAAGCCTTAGTTAGGGTACAGTTTTAAAAGCAATGTCCTGATGCCACCTGGTAGCCTTGATAGGCgacaaaaagggaaagaagatgaCTGGAACAGCTTAGGATTATAATTATCTTGGAAGTCTTTACATTTACTTAATAGTGACCAAATCTGATATTCCAGAATCTCATACTATACAAGTTGCTCGAACTACTAACCGCGTTGACCTTGAATGTAAAAGCGAGGCTCTGATTCGACAGCCCATTTGTTTCACGTGATGGTCAATTGGCGGATGGTGATTGGCTATCAGGTTGCCGCAAGCATTGTGAACGTCGCGGAGTCTCCCGGTTTTCTACGACTGCCTTGAATCTCAGTTGCTGCTGTCAATCATCGCTTTTTTAGAACGGTTCTTGCTTAGGTCCTACTTCTAAGTTTATAGACAAGATGGTATGTGTATCCCACTCTGAAATTTTTACGTTTTAATCGGGTTAAAAGCCCGTTCACTCTCCGAGGACTCGGGTTATAAGTGTGATGTTCAATCGCACCATAGACCGGCTTTCAGCAGAGAAACTTTATGAAACTCACCAATTGCTAACAATTTTTGTCGCTATAGTTCTCTCAGACCCTTCGCCGTGCTGCGGCCCAGACTGCTGGTGCCTACCGCTCTCCTTTCGCTCCCAAGTGAGATCCCCGAACTTCCAATGGACAGTATCGTATCACAATGTCCACATGGGCTGTACCTGTGCCCTGGGCTTGCTTGACTTGATCTTGGAAACGGTCTTTTGATCAATCTTCAACCCTGGGTGTGCGGCCAGCAAAGGCAGCCCACGCCGTGTCGCCAGGGTTGAGACCTACATAGCCGGCGAACAGAGAAGCCCAATGAGATCGTTGAATACACAACCGGAGGGATGAGGGACGCCTGCTAATTCGAATCCTTGATGGTCTCCAGGTACACTACTCCTCTTAACTTCCACGGTGTGACCGTTGGCGCTGCCACCAAGTAGTGAGTACCACCTGTTTTATACTCTCATTCATATTTCCCCACCTTCATTATTCCTCGTACTGACTGCGTTGCCATCACAGTGCCCAGATTGCCGCCACTTTCGGCGCCAGCGCTGGTGTCttcgctctcttcttcttcggtgaaGTTCCCCGTGTCCGCAACGATATCCTGCGTCAGCTTCCTTTCTTCGACCAGTACTTCGACCGCACCATTGCCCCCGAGGACAACGTATGTACCCGTTTCCTTCACCTAGGAATGCCGATTCGCGACGTGGCATGCTAACAATCATGTAGCCCTTCTAAACTTTTCCTTACGAAGTACGATCCATCAACCATATCCTACTCGCAGGGATTTCTTATGTTTGCGCATATGCTCCCTATCAGCTATATAGTGGAGGAAGGAGTCGGTTCTGTACTGTGTAGAATAGCAGCGATGAATTGTGACAGCACATAGACACGCCTCCTTAATTATCACTTCCTTTGTTTCTCATGCCTCTGTTAGGTACTGCAAGTGTGCCTCGGTGATCAGTGCGTTTCCGGCATGTCGGGGCAGCCCACAGCCAACCCGTCCTGCTAAAGATAGGGAACGATATATATGCTTAATGATGGTTGATGGTTGATGGTTGATTGTCTGGTGACAAAATCCATCCACGGTCAGGGTTTCCCATAAGGGCAGGTCCAGCCTACTTCAATAGTACTATCAAAGTAAGATTATatttcaacaaagaaagactGATCTGATGAACAGGTTGTTATCATGTCGAATCAAAATCATCCGTAATGCCTTTATCTTCTGGATCTCATTCTTATCAGAGGTTGAACATTCGTCGGTTGAGACGCCACCCACCCGAGCTGATAAGAAACCCCGGCTTTTGTGTCTTGGGCCCCTTACTAGAGCAAGACAGGTCGAAGCTATGTGACCAACCTTCTTTTGAACTGGCGCCGCCTGGAACTGCCCTGCTGAGTATGGACTATGCCGCCAAGCTTTGAAGAGCTGTGCGATTCAAGCGGAGTAGACCGATGTTGCTACAACATGAATGGTCTACTGCATACAAAGGAGAGTGTGACCAGATGCCAAGCAACAGTAACCCCCCACCTGGGAAGTTCCTCCCAGCTTCACCTTCCATGTCATTCGCAGATTACTTTTATCGGTTGAGATATCATCCGCCAAAGAGAATGCGTCTCACCATCATGGTTTCGATCCTAGGGGGTGTGGATACGCTTCCCCCCGTGCAGAGTGCATGGTTACTCTTGATATAACTACTTCGATACGCAACCCCTGCCCGGGACATATTCGCGtatatattcctttttcttccccctctccGGCAGTTCACCGTTGAGGGTGCCACTGAAACGCTATATTTGTGTCACGGCGGCGTCACAGACTTTTGGTGGCCCGGCGACAATTCCGTGGTCAGCCTGGAATGACTGGTTGTTTATATTATCCGCTCTCTGCAGAGATAGCTGTCTGCCCGTCTAGAAATATTATCAAGATCCAAAACGATCCTCGATTGCGAAGGACATCGTCACCATGTCTTCCGTGAGCAAGTCGACGCCTTTAGATAAGACCACCTCGAAGGGGTCAGTATACGCCGATGTGGACCATGACCCGGTCACCACGGTGTTGCCAAATGGCGACGTGCCGTATACGGACCATGCAATGGATGCGGATGAGAGGGTTATTGTAGCCCTGGGATACAAGCAGGAGTTCAAACGAGAGTTCTCGTTATGGACAACATTCTGCGTCAGCTTTGCTGTGCTTGGACTACTCCCGTCATTTGCAAGCACAATATACTATGGTAGCTATCCTGATGCCGGGCGGACTTTAACAGGCTGACATCCGTCCAGGAATGGGCTATGCGGGCACAGCAGGCATGGTCTGGGGTTGGATCATCGCCATGGTGTTCATCCAATGTGTTGCCATGTCAATGGCTGAACTGTGTTCGGCGATGCCAACAAGGTATGTCcatttcgttttctttcgCGTCCACCAAGCGCTTGTTTTGGTTGTCTTTTATTGAGACTAACTTCACCAGTGGCGGCCTCTACTATGCTGCTGCAGTACTCGCACCTCCGGGATACGGACCATTCGCGGCGTGGATCACCGGGTGGTCCAACTGGATTGGACAAATTACAGCAGCACCGTCGGTGGATTTTTCGCTGGCTGCGATGATCCTGGCTGCAGCGTCGATACAAAACCCGGACTACGTGCCTACTTCCTGGCAAACATTTCTCCTTACCACACTTATCATGATCCTTCACGCGGCAATCAGCAGCATGCCAACGAAATGGGTTGCGCAGTTTAACTCGTGGGGCTCAACGTTCAACATGTTTGCGCTCATTGCTGTCATCATTGCCATTCCGGCCGGGACGAAGAATGAACCCAAGTTCACCCCGTCGAAGGAAGTATGGGGGACAATCACCAATCTAACCGACTTTCCGGATGGGGTTGCAGTGCTCATGACGTTTGTCGGTGTGATCTGGACCATGTCTGGGTACGATTCTCCGTTCCATTTGAGCGAGGAATGTTCCAACGCAAACATCGCCTCTCCGCGGGCCATCGTGATGACCTCGGGCGTCGGGGGCTTGATGGGCTGGTTCTTGCAGCTTGTAGTCGCTTACACCgtccttgatatcgaggCGATAATAGACTCTGATCTCGGGCAGCCTTGGGCATCATACTTGCTGCAGGTGATGCCTCAAAAAGCCGCCCTGGGAATACTCGCTTTAACTATTATCTGTGGGTTCTCGATGGGCCAGGGATGCATGGTAGCCGCCTCGCGAGTCACGTACGCCTATGCCCGCGACGACTGCTTTCCTTTATCAAGGATCTGGAAAAAGGTAGACAGTCGCACCAAAACACCCGTGAACGCTGTCATCATAAATGCCATTCTCGGGATCCTTATGTGCCTCTTGATCCTCGCCGGGGATGTAGCGATCGGCGCTCTATTCTCTATTGGCGCCATTGCGCAGTTCGTTGCTTTTGCGATCCCTATTTGCATCCGGGTGTTCTTCGTTGGAAACCGTTTCCGACGGGGACCCTGGCACTTGGGGCCATTTGGTCCCTACATTGGAGCAACGGGTGTGCTCTTTGTGCTGCTGATGGTGCCAATTCTGTGCCTTCCCAGTGTGACAGGGGATGACCTGACACCAGA from Aspergillus flavus chromosome 7, complete sequence carries:
- a CDS encoding ubiquinol-cytochrome-c reductase complex subunit-domain-containing protein, whose protein sequence is MVSRYTTPLNFHGVTVGAATKYAQIAATFGASAGVFALFFFGEVPRVRNDILRQLPFFDQYFDRTIAPEDNVCTPLLNFSLRSTIHQPYPTRRDFLCTASVPR
- a CDS encoding amino acid permease-domain-containing protein, whose product is MSSVSKSTPLDKTTSKGSVYADVDHDPVTTVLPNGDVPYTDHAMDADERVIVALGYKQEFKREFSLWTTFCVSFAVLGLLPSFASTIYYGMGYAGTAGMVWGWIIAMVFIQCVAMSMAELCSAMPTSGGLYYAAAVLAPPGYGPFAAWITGWSNWIGQITAAPSVDFSLAAMILAAASIQNPDYVPTSWQTFLLTTLIMILHAAISSMPTKWVAQFNSWGSTFNMFALIAVIIAIPAGTKNEPKFTPSKEVWGTITNLTDFPDGVAVLMTFVGVIWTMSGYDSPFHLSEECSNANIASPRAIVMTSGVGGLMGWFLQLVVAYTVLDIEAIIDSDLGQPWASYLLQVMPQKAALGILALTIICGFSMGQGCMVAASRVTYAYARDDCFPLSRIWKKVDSRTKTPVNAVIINAILGILMCLLILAGDVAIGALFSIGAIAQFVAFAIPICIRVFFVGNRFRRGPWHLGPFGPYIGATGVLFVLLMVPILCLPSVTGDDLTPDLMNWTCLVWGAPMLAVTIWWVVDAHKWFKGPKVNVEHAIHPVEEEEPVVVDVGFDGGEEELDRSQG
- a CDS encoding thioredoxin/protein disulfide isomerase (unnamed protein product); its protein translation is MRASLLACSLLSLFSIPTLASPSDKVLESRDGRLVKRADDPVDPGTLSTTFNGVEVPPMKDLTPDNFEETIKDGYWFIKQFSPACPHCQKIAPTWQTLYEYYYTSDPLASSSSKPSDTKSLNSFHGFYNFHFASLNCQAYGDFCKKLDVKYFPQFSLYHNGEKVEEFTGKKSMEGLSEYVEDKLESIKPGSRPAKGVNLPKPGAKGVDTKAEPEVPAAKDKDPEAGAKAGEKHNEQVSAEDASSEKASTLKSKTKPKGGPANPQGISVPLTAESFQKLVTTTQDPWFIKFYAPWCHHCQALAPNWAQMAREMQNVLNIGEVNCDAEPRLCKDAHVSAFPTMYFFRGGERVEYNGLRGLGDLVNYAKKAVDVGLGVQDVDATSFKELEEKEEVIFLYFYDHATTSEDFEALERLTLSLIGHGRIVKTNSAALAERFKISTWPRLLVVRDGRANYYTPIAPKDMRDFRQILGWMRTVWLPIVPELTASNAREIMDGRYVVLGILSRGRSDEFLQSKRELKSAALEWMDKQVQLFQLERAELRDAKQLRIEEADDRNDQRALRAAKNMRITIREDDKKQVGFAWVDGDFWERWLRNTYGIDVANGERVIINDHDNRRYWDSSSSGSPILASRTSILETIPLVIANSPKLTPKSTVGTFESVFFSARSFIVNHPILFVLILIFSVVGATWLARARGRRAGRGGILGVTNGNNGFFHLDGKEGLLNGGSTGKVD